The following are from one region of the Jatrophihabitans telluris genome:
- the aspS gene encoding aspartate--tRNA ligase, with translation MLRTHEAGSLRADHAGETVTLAGWVASRRDHGGVAFIDLRDASGIVQVVVRDDAIAHDLRNEWCIQVRGEVRSRLEGKINPNIASGEIELVADSVTVLNPAAVLPFQIDEHTEVGEEARLKYRYLDLRRPAPAAAIRLRSQVSKAARDVLHEQAFVEIETPTLTRSTPEGARDFLVPARLQPGSWYALPQSPQLFKQLLMVAGMERYFQIARCYRDEDFRADRQPEFTQLDLEMSFVEQADVIAVAEDVLRAVWRLIGYEIPAIPTMTYADAMNRYGSDKPDLRFDLELTECTKYFADTPFRVFQSEYVGAVVMPGGAAQARRQLDAWQEWAKQRGARGLAYVLIGEDGELSGPVAKNLSEPEREGLATQVGAKPGDCVFFAAGARKSSQSLLGAARLEIGRRAGLIDETAWSFLWVVDAPLFEPSADATASGDVAVGAGAWTAVHHAFTSPKAEFLDTFDTDPGSALAYAYDIVCNGNEIGGGSIRIHRREIQERVFAIMGLSPAQAQEKFGFLLDAFAYGAPPHGGLAFGWDRICALLSRTDSIRDVIAFPKTGNGFDPLTEAPAPITPEQRKEAGIDARPKPDSGALAIPPLNDDEPGVPPNPKRS, from the coding sequence GTGCTGCGCACGCATGAGGCCGGCTCGCTTCGAGCCGACCACGCAGGTGAAACCGTCACTCTGGCCGGTTGGGTCGCCAGCCGGCGTGATCACGGCGGGGTCGCCTTCATCGATCTGCGCGACGCGTCGGGCATCGTCCAGGTCGTGGTTCGCGATGACGCCATCGCCCACGACCTTCGCAACGAGTGGTGCATCCAGGTCAGGGGCGAGGTGCGCAGCCGGCTCGAGGGCAAGATCAACCCGAACATCGCCTCCGGCGAGATCGAGCTCGTCGCCGACTCGGTGACCGTCTTGAACCCCGCGGCCGTGCTGCCGTTCCAGATCGACGAGCACACCGAGGTCGGCGAGGAGGCCCGGTTGAAGTACCGCTATCTCGACCTGCGCCGTCCCGCTCCGGCAGCAGCGATCCGTCTCCGCAGCCAGGTCAGCAAGGCCGCCCGCGACGTCCTGCACGAGCAGGCCTTCGTCGAGATCGAGACGCCGACGCTCACCAGATCGACGCCGGAGGGGGCGCGCGACTTCCTGGTCCCGGCCCGCCTGCAGCCCGGCTCGTGGTACGCGCTGCCGCAGTCGCCGCAGCTGTTCAAACAGTTGCTGATGGTGGCCGGGATGGAGCGGTACTTCCAGATCGCGCGTTGCTACCGGGACGAGGACTTCCGCGCCGACCGGCAACCGGAGTTCACCCAGCTCGACCTGGAGATGAGCTTCGTCGAGCAGGCCGACGTCATCGCGGTCGCCGAGGACGTGCTGCGTGCCGTGTGGCGTCTGATCGGGTACGAGATCCCGGCCATCCCCACGATGACCTACGCCGACGCCATGAACCGGTACGGCTCGGACAAGCCCGATCTTCGTTTCGATCTCGAGCTGACCGAGTGCACCAAGTACTTCGCGGACACGCCCTTCCGGGTGTTTCAGAGCGAGTACGTCGGTGCGGTCGTCATGCCCGGAGGTGCCGCGCAGGCCCGTCGCCAGCTCGACGCGTGGCAGGAGTGGGCCAAGCAACGGGGTGCGCGTGGCCTGGCTTACGTCCTGATCGGCGAGGACGGCGAACTGTCGGGACCGGTCGCCAAGAACCTCAGCGAGCCCGAGCGCGAAGGCCTGGCTACCCAGGTCGGGGCGAAGCCCGGTGACTGCGTCTTCTTCGCTGCCGGCGCGCGCAAGTCGTCCCAGTCGCTGCTGGGTGCCGCTCGTCTGGAGATCGGCCGCCGTGCCGGCCTCATCGACGAGACCGCGTGGTCCTTCTTGTGGGTCGTCGACGCCCCGTTGTTCGAGCCGTCCGCCGACGCCACCGCCAGCGGTGACGTCGCGGTCGGCGCCGGCGCCTGGACCGCCGTCCATCACGCCTTCACCAGCCCGAAGGCCGAGTTCCTGGACACCTTCGACACCGATCCGGGCAGCGCGCTGGCCTACGCCTACGACATCGTCTGCAACGGCAACGAGATCGGTGGTGGGTCGATCCGTATCCACCGCCGCGAGATCCAGGAGCGGGTCTTCGCGATCATGGGGCTCTCGCCCGCACAGGCCCAGGAGAAGTTCGGGTTCCTACTGGATGCCTTCGCCTACGGCGCGCCGCCGCATGGTGGGCTGGCCTTCGGGTGGGACCGGATCTGCGCCCTGCTCTCCCGTACCGACTCCATCCGCGACGTCATCGCCTTCCCGAAGACCGGCAACGGTTTCGACCCCCTCACCGAGGCGCCGGCGCCGATCACCCCCGAGCAGCGCAAGGAGGCCGGCATCGACGCCCGGCCCAAGCCCGACAGCGGCGCGTTGGCGATCCCGCCCCTGAACGACGACGAGCCCGGCGTGCCGCCGAACCCGAAGCGCAGCTGA
- the hisS gene encoding histidine--tRNA ligase has translation MSVTKPTPLSGFPELLPAERAVEQQVLDQLRATFELHGFANVETRAAEPLSQLLRKGEIDKEVYILRRLQAGEDGEDSGGDAGDPNTLGLHFDLTVPFARYVLENAGKLDFPFRRYQIQKVWRGERPQEGRYREFTQADIDVVAAGELPFHHDVEVARVMAEALSRLPLPPLRLQINNRKLIEGFYRGLGAPDVASVMRVVDKIDKVPADIVATMLVNEAGLSDDQAKQCLALAEIRSSDSSFVERVRALGVEDELLETGLQELATVISGCAGVATERFVVEADLRIARGLDYYTGTVFETRMAGFESLGSICSGGRYDSLANDGRTSYPGVGISLGVTRLLTPLFTRKKLTASRSVPSAVLVALPDEGSREQCIVIAAQLRARGIPTEVAVSAQKYGKQIRYAERRGIPYVWFPADSDSAAESGAPIGHQVKDIRSGDQLDADPQTWTPPAEDLRPQVVRSEP, from the coding sequence ATGAGTGTCACAAAGCCGACTCCGTTGAGCGGCTTCCCCGAACTGCTGCCCGCCGAACGCGCCGTGGAGCAGCAGGTTCTGGACCAGTTGCGCGCGACCTTCGAGCTGCACGGCTTCGCCAACGTCGAGACCCGCGCCGCTGAGCCGCTGTCGCAGTTGCTCCGCAAGGGCGAGATCGACAAGGAGGTTTACATCCTGCGTCGACTGCAGGCCGGCGAGGACGGTGAGGACTCCGGCGGGGACGCGGGAGACCCGAACACCCTCGGCCTCCACTTCGACCTCACGGTGCCCTTCGCCCGCTACGTGCTGGAGAACGCCGGCAAGCTGGACTTCCCGTTCCGCCGATACCAGATCCAGAAGGTCTGGCGCGGCGAGCGCCCGCAGGAGGGCCGTTACCGCGAATTCACCCAGGCCGACATCGACGTCGTCGCCGCCGGTGAGCTTCCCTTCCACCACGATGTCGAGGTGGCTCGGGTGATGGCCGAGGCCCTGTCGCGGCTTCCCCTTCCCCCGTTGCGTCTGCAGATCAACAACCGCAAGTTGATCGAGGGCTTCTACCGCGGTCTGGGAGCCCCGGACGTCGCGAGCGTGATGCGGGTCGTCGACAAGATCGACAAGGTTCCCGCCGACATCGTAGCCACGATGCTGGTCAACGAGGCCGGCCTGTCCGATGACCAGGCCAAGCAATGTCTGGCCCTGGCCGAGATCCGGTCGAGCGATAGCTCCTTCGTCGAGCGGGTCCGCGCGCTCGGGGTCGAGGACGAGCTGCTCGAGACGGGTCTGCAGGAGCTGGCCACGGTCATCTCCGGTTGTGCCGGCGTGGCCACCGAACGGTTCGTCGTGGAGGCGGATCTGCGGATCGCGCGCGGGCTGGACTATTACACGGGGACCGTCTTCGAGACCCGGATGGCCGGCTTCGAGAGCCTCGGCTCGATCTGCTCGGGCGGTCGCTACGACTCACTGGCCAACGACGGGCGGACCAGCTACCCGGGCGTCGGAATCTCGCTCGGGGTGACCCGGCTGCTGACGCCACTGTTCACCCGCAAGAAGCTCACGGCCAGCCGATCGGTGCCCTCCGCCGTGCTCGTGGCGCTGCCGGACGAGGGTTCGCGTGAGCAGTGCATCGTGATCGCCGCCCAGTTGCGCGCCCGCGGGATCCCGACCGAGGTGGCGGTCTCGGCCCAGAAATACGGCAAACAGATCCGTTACGCCGAACGCCGCGGCATCCCGTACGTGTGGTTCCCCGCCGATTCGGACTCGGCGGCGGAGAGTGGCGCCCCCATCGGACACCAGGTCAAGGACATCCGCAGCGGCGACCAGCTCGACGCGGATCCGCAGACCTGGACACCGCCCGCCGAGGATCTTCGTCCGCAGGTGGTCAGGTCCGAGCCCTGA
- a CDS encoding MBL fold metallo-hydrolase: protein MLIQGFPAQVAGTNCFVVASGPGEQCVIIDPGAGVTGQLDEIVAEHRLHPVAVVLTHGHLDHTFSVLPVCQARDVPAYIHSSDRSALADPWTGLGLPYGAPLFGVPGLTFAEPDDVRELADKDGLTLAGMSFTVRHTPGHTAGSVVFALPADDQQVLFAGDVLFAGSIGRTDLPGGSMTDMTRSLREVILPMDDEVIVLPGHGGQTTIGHERLTNPFLKDL, encoded by the coding sequence GTGCTGATTCAGGGATTTCCGGCCCAGGTCGCCGGGACGAACTGCTTCGTGGTGGCCAGCGGTCCCGGGGAGCAATGCGTGATCATCGACCCCGGGGCGGGCGTCACCGGGCAGTTGGACGAGATCGTGGCCGAGCACCGGCTGCATCCCGTCGCGGTGGTGTTGACCCACGGCCATCTCGACCACACCTTCTCGGTGTTGCCCGTCTGCCAGGCCCGAGACGTTCCGGCCTACATCCATAGTTCGGACCGTTCCGCGCTCGCCGACCCCTGGACCGGTCTGGGGCTGCCGTACGGAGCCCCCCTCTTCGGGGTGCCGGGCCTGACCTTCGCCGAGCCGGACGACGTCCGTGAACTCGCCGACAAGGACGGCCTGACGTTGGCCGGAATGTCATTCACCGTGCGTCACACCCCAGGGCACACGGCGGGTTCGGTGGTGTTCGCCCTGCCTGCCGACGACCAACAGGTGCTGTTCGCCGGTGACGTGCTTTTCGCCGGTTCCATCGGACGCACGGACCTGCCGGGCGGGTCCATGACCGACATGACACGATCGTTGCGTGAGGTCATCCTGCCGATGGACGACGAGGTAATCGTTTTGCCCGGGCACGGGGGACAGACGACCATAGGGCATGAGCGCCTCACCAACCCCTTCCTGAAGGATCTGTAA
- a CDS encoding peptidylprolyl isomerase, translated as MPTSKQKREAARRHLERQLQRRQQRESRRRQLTLISTVIGILVIFAVVIVGVVMLSNDNKKSPTAAGSTTPAASVTASASPTASATPNKISGTCSFTKGTAAAAKKVGLPATTVATKGTAVVKIATNRGELTFTLDRAKAPCTVASFVSLVKQKYYDNTSCHRLTTTGIYVLQCGDPTATGSGGPGYTIPDEYQGSETYGVGVLAMANTGAAHSGGSQFFIVWKDSTAGLGKTYTVFGTVTAGMPVVQSVAKAGSDNANGSGDGKPKLPLKFTTATTA; from the coding sequence GTGCCGACCAGCAAACAGAAGCGTGAGGCCGCCCGCCGCCATCTCGAGCGCCAGCTCCAGCGACGCCAACAGCGGGAGTCCCGCCGCCGCCAGCTGACTCTCATCTCGACGGTGATCGGCATCCTGGTGATCTTCGCCGTTGTGATCGTCGGCGTCGTGATGCTCAGCAACGACAACAAGAAGTCCCCAACCGCTGCCGGCAGCACGACTCCGGCCGCGAGCGTCACCGCGAGCGCCAGCCCGACCGCGTCGGCCACGCCGAACAAGATCTCCGGAACATGCAGCTTCACCAAGGGCACGGCGGCGGCGGCGAAGAAAGTCGGGCTCCCTGCGACCACAGTCGCCACCAAGGGGACGGCAGTCGTGAAGATCGCCACCAACCGCGGCGAGCTCACCTTCACCCTGGACCGCGCCAAGGCGCCGTGCACGGTCGCGAGCTTCGTCTCTCTGGTGAAACAGAAGTACTACGACAACACCAGCTGCCACCGTCTGACCACCACGGGCATCTACGTCCTGCAGTGCGGCGATCCGACGGCCACCGGCAGCGGCGGGCCCGGCTACACGATTCCCGACGAGTACCAGGGCAGCGAGACCTACGGCGTCGGCGTGCTCGCGATGGCCAATACGGGAGCCGCGCACAGCGGCGGCAGCCAGTTCTTCATCGTCTGGAAGGACAGCACGGCCGGCCTTGGCAAGACCTACACCGTCTTCGGCACGGTGACCGCGGGCATGCCCGTCGTGCAGAGCGTGGCCAAGGCGGGCTCTGACAATGCCAACGGCAGCGGGGACGGCAAGCCCAAGCTGCCGCTGAAATTCACCACGGCGACAACGGCCTGA
- a CDS encoding RelA/SpoT family protein, with amino-acid sequence MHRAAHPKVDAKLLQRGYDVAEERHRGQLRKSGDPYITHPLAVATILAELGMDTTTLVAALLHDTVEDTGLTTEEIAEEFGAEVAHLVEGVTKLDKVKFGEAAEAETIRKMIVAMARDPRVLVIKLADRLHNMRTLRFLPPAKQERKARETLEVLAPLAHRLGMNTVKWELEDLAFATLYPKRYDEIVRLVAERAPQRDVYLNQVIERVKSDLKAGSINADVYGRPKHYYSIYQKMIVRGREFTDIYDLVGIRVLVDSERDCYGTLGVIHANWQPVPGRFKDYIAMPKFNMYQSLHTTVIGPGGKPVELQIRTQAQHRTAEFGIAAHWKYKDAAATASTPAAVSDEMGWLRQLLDWQREAQEPGEFLDTLRFDLGAREVYVFTPKGDVIGLPAGSTPVDFAYAVHTDVGHRCIGARVNGKLVALETELDHGDTVEVFTSKAEGAGPSRDWLAFVASPRAKTKIRQWFAKERREDAVEAGKTALTRAMRKSSLPMQRLLGGDQLVTIAREMHLADITALYVAVGESHVSAQSVVQKLVASLGGVEGAVEDLAETEIPTREITGRPSSRRAGGNAGIMVSGMSDVWVKLARCCTPVPGDEILGFITRGGGVSVHRRTCTNASALLEQQDRLVDVEWAPSADSVFVVSIQVEALDRHRLLSDVSRVLSDEKVNILSASVTTNRDRVAVSRFTFELAEAKHLGHLLRTVRNVEGVYDVYRIHAAN; translated from the coding sequence GTGCACCGGGCCGCGCATCCCAAGGTCGACGCGAAACTGCTGCAGCGCGGTTACGACGTCGCGGAGGAACGCCACCGCGGCCAGCTGCGCAAGTCGGGCGATCCCTACATCACCCACCCGCTCGCCGTGGCGACGATCCTCGCCGAGCTCGGAATGGACACCACCACCCTGGTCGCCGCCCTGTTGCACGACACGGTCGAGGACACCGGGCTCACCACCGAGGAAATCGCCGAGGAGTTCGGGGCTGAGGTCGCCCACCTCGTCGAGGGCGTCACCAAGCTCGACAAGGTGAAGTTCGGCGAGGCCGCCGAGGCCGAGACGATCCGCAAGATGATCGTCGCCATGGCACGCGACCCCCGGGTGCTCGTGATCAAACTCGCCGACCGGCTGCACAACATGCGGACCCTGCGATTCCTGCCGCCGGCCAAGCAGGAGCGCAAGGCGCGCGAGACCCTGGAGGTGCTGGCCCCGCTGGCGCACCGCCTGGGCATGAACACCGTCAAGTGGGAACTGGAGGATCTCGCCTTCGCCACCCTGTACCCCAAGCGTTACGACGAGATCGTGCGGCTGGTCGCCGAGCGAGCACCTCAGCGCGACGTCTACCTCAATCAGGTCATCGAGCGGGTCAAGTCCGATCTGAAGGCCGGCTCGATCAACGCCGATGTGTACGGCCGGCCGAAGCATTACTACTCGATCTACCAGAAGATGATCGTGCGCGGACGCGAGTTCACCGACATCTACGACCTGGTCGGCATCCGAGTTCTGGTCGATTCCGAAAGGGATTGCTACGGCACGCTAGGAGTGATCCACGCGAACTGGCAGCCCGTCCCCGGCCGGTTCAAGGATTACATCGCGATGCCGAAATTCAACATGTACCAGTCGTTGCACACGACGGTGATCGGCCCGGGCGGTAAGCCGGTGGAGTTGCAGATCCGCACCCAGGCGCAGCACCGCACGGCCGAGTTCGGCATCGCCGCGCACTGGAAGTACAAGGACGCCGCCGCGACGGCTTCCACACCGGCCGCCGTCAGCGACGAGATGGGCTGGTTGCGCCAGCTGCTCGACTGGCAGCGCGAGGCGCAGGAGCCGGGGGAGTTCCTCGACACCCTGCGCTTCGACCTCGGCGCCCGCGAGGTCTACGTGTTCACGCCGAAGGGGGACGTCATCGGCCTGCCCGCCGGTTCCACCCCGGTCGACTTCGCCTACGCGGTGCACACCGACGTCGGGCACCGTTGCATCGGTGCCCGCGTCAACGGCAAACTCGTTGCTCTGGAGACCGAGCTCGATCACGGCGACACCGTCGAGGTCTTCACGTCCAAGGCTGAGGGCGCCGGGCCGTCGCGGGACTGGCTGGCCTTCGTCGCCTCACCCCGGGCCAAGACCAAGATTCGTCAATGGTTTGCCAAGGAGCGTCGCGAGGACGCCGTCGAGGCGGGCAAGACCGCGCTGACGCGCGCCATGCGCAAGTCGTCGCTACCCATGCAACGCCTGCTCGGCGGTGATCAGCTCGTCACCATCGCCCGCGAGATGCATCTGGCCGACATCACCGCCCTCTACGTCGCCGTCGGCGAAAGTCACGTCTCGGCCCAGTCGGTCGTGCAGAAACTCGTCGCGTCACTCGGCGGGGTCGAGGGCGCGGTGGAGGACCTGGCCGAGACCGAGATTCCCACCCGCGAGATCACCGGACGTCCGTCCTCGCGCCGGGCCGGTGGCAACGCCGGCATCATGGTGTCGGGCATGTCGGACGTCTGGGTGAAGCTGGCCCGTTGCTGCACTCCCGTGCCGGGTGACGAGATCCTGGGCTTCATCACCCGGGGAGGTGGTGTGTCGGTGCACCGCAGGACGTGCACCAACGCCTCAGCCCTGCTGGAGCAGCAGGACCGGCTCGTCGACGTCGAGTGGGCTCCTTCGGCCGATTCGGTGTTCGTGGTGTCCATTCAGGTCGAGGCGCTGGACCGGCATCGGCTGCTCTCGGATGTGTCGCGGGTGCTCTCGGATGAGAAGGTGAACATCCTCTCCGCGTCGGTGACCACCAACCGGGACCGAGTCGCGGTCTCCCGGTTCACCTTCGAGCTGGCCGAAGCCAAACACCTTGGTCACCTGTTGCGGACCGTTCGCAACGTCGAGGGCGTCTACGACGTCTACCGCATCCATGCCGCAAACTGA
- a CDS encoding adenine phosphoribosyltransferase, whose product MTAAADGRGLGGEELAQLIDSMLRDVPDFPLPGVLFKDIAPLLADAAAFNACIDAFADLPAAFEADLIAGVEARGFVVAAAVARAVDAGVVPVRKAGKLPPPTVSARYELEYGSAEIEVPVGLLEGKRVYLVDDVLATGGTLAATIELLTRAGATITGVGVLVELSFLNGRQRLEGQDLTSLLVL is encoded by the coding sequence GTGACGGCAGCCGCGGACGGTCGTGGCCTCGGCGGCGAGGAACTCGCGCAGCTGATCGACAGCATGCTGCGCGATGTTCCCGACTTCCCGCTGCCGGGAGTCCTGTTCAAGGACATCGCTCCGCTGCTGGCCGACGCAGCCGCTTTCAACGCCTGCATCGACGCCTTCGCCGACCTGCCTGCTGCGTTCGAGGCGGATCTGATCGCCGGGGTCGAGGCCCGCGGCTTCGTGGTCGCGGCCGCGGTGGCGCGTGCGGTCGATGCCGGCGTCGTGCCGGTACGCAAGGCCGGCAAGCTGCCTCCGCCGACGGTGAGCGCCCGCTACGAGCTGGAGTACGGCAGCGCCGAGATCGAGGTCCCGGTCGGGCTGCTGGAGGGCAAGCGCGTCTACCTCGTCGACGACGTCCTGGCCACCGGTGGAACGCTGGCCGCGACCATCGAACTGCTCACCCGTGCGGGCGCGACGATCACCGGCGTCGGGGTCCTCGTCGAGCTGTCCTTCCTCAACGGACGGCAGCGGCTCGAAGGTCAGGACCTCACCTCCCTCCTGGTGCTGTGA
- the secF gene encoding protein translocase subunit SecF, giving the protein MGLASKLYRGETRFDFIGTRRRWYAASLLLVLVCLLSFLLRGFNVGIDFKGGTQFQVPGGSGVTATTVDNAMSKGPVHADGAAQQVGNGGNRSVIIKTKEISQTEQTAVKNALAGQLKIPASSITVDSVSSTWGSEITKKAVQGLIVFLIAVFIYITIRYEWKMGIAALVALLHDLIISAGIYSIVGFELTPSTIVGLLTILGFSLYDTVVVFDKVNENVRDLGATARMTYGEAANLAVNQTLMRSINTSLISLLPVAGLLFVGAGLLGVGTIKDLALILFIGLAVGAYSSLFLATPIVVELKEREAESKALAKRVAAKRAAAAKSGEPVLAGAAGVEVNRPATLGTPAPAPRPGARPSRKQPRKRP; this is encoded by the coding sequence ATGGGACTCGCATCCAAGCTCTATCGCGGTGAAACCCGGTTCGACTTCATCGGGACCCGTCGCCGGTGGTACGCGGCCTCGCTGCTGCTCGTCCTCGTGTGCCTGCTGAGCTTTCTCCTGCGCGGCTTCAACGTGGGGATCGACTTCAAGGGCGGCACCCAGTTCCAAGTCCCCGGCGGCAGCGGCGTCACCGCCACCACGGTCGACAACGCGATGTCGAAGGGTCCCGTGCACGCCGACGGCGCCGCCCAGCAGGTCGGCAACGGCGGCAACCGTTCGGTGATCATCAAGACCAAGGAGATCAGCCAGACCGAGCAGACCGCGGTCAAGAACGCCCTGGCCGGTCAGCTCAAGATCCCCGCCAGCTCGATCACGGTCGACTCGGTGTCCTCCACCTGGGGTAGCGAGATCACCAAGAAGGCCGTCCAGGGTCTGATCGTCTTTCTGATCGCGGTGTTCATCTACATCACCATCCGCTACGAGTGGAAGATGGGCATTGCGGCGCTGGTCGCCCTCCTGCACGACCTGATCATTTCCGCCGGCATCTATTCGATCGTGGGCTTCGAGCTGACACCCTCGACCATCGTCGGCCTGCTCACCATCCTTGGTTTCTCCCTGTACGACACCGTCGTCGTGTTCGACAAGGTGAACGAGAACGTCAGGGATCTCGGCGCGACCGCGCGCATGACCTACGGAGAGGCCGCCAACCTCGCGGTCAACCAGACGCTGATGCGGTCCATCAACACCTCGCTCATCTCGCTGCTTCCGGTGGCCGGTCTGCTGTTCGTCGGTGCCGGTCTCCTCGGCGTGGGCACCATCAAGGACCTGGCGCTGATTCTGTTCATCGGGCTGGCGGTCGGTGCGTACTCCTCACTCTTCCTGGCGACGCCGATCGTGGTGGAGCTGAAGGAACGGGAAGCCGAGAGCAAGGCTCTGGCCAAGCGGGTCGCGGCCAAGCGCGCCGCTGCCGCCAAGTCGGGTGAGCCCGTCCTGGCCGGCGCCGCGGGGGTCGAGGTCAACCGGCCGGCGACTCTCGGTACCCCGGCACCAGCTCCGCGCCCAGGCGCCCGGCCGAGTCGTAAACAGCCCCGGAAACGCCCGTGA
- the secD gene encoding protein translocase subunit SecD: MPPTAGTLRVGRYFTALLALMAVLYAIVFWPGSNKTPKLGLDLEGGKQVVLQATANGKAPSKASMQLAQQIITDRVNGLGVSSAQVQIQGSDRIVVSVPGKNNKSLDSVGRAFQLQLRPLMIDPVAASSASTSPTASASGSTGSTAKPSGSATSKPATSTGSTAKPATSSSTSPSPAGRVVPLAAGSTGTPAKATASPSASSPTTSAASASPLATSSASSSSTGADTSTRIIDIWATYRKQFKTDPPKDAAAYAALDSTHQQFLQSMVAAWVCNPNVYPKDDVDQPLITCDQGGSAKYLLGSVIVKGTEIKSAQAVVDSTGIWSVSLDFKPSGQKKWADYTAKHNVNNGAVTATPADQVADTLDSFVYQTSTIQSTITGSTQITGQFTDTQAKNLANALKYGALPLNFKTLTNTDISATLGTDQLKAGLLAGGIGLALVIIYSLFYYRALGLVTIASLVVSGALTYAMLVILGKQIDFTLTLAGIAGFIVAVGITADSFVVFFERIKDEVHEGRTARVAIPRAWDRARRTILSADFVSFLAAIILYYFAAGEVRGFAFTLGLSTILDLIVVFLFTHPMVSLFSRSAAFGSARFTGLNHARAGGIARYEKPARQRRGADELTAEEELDQEADRLEAEVARHRARAGADVPTPTKARVVRGKPAAAHARPDIAEPEPDGDVPGAADGDSVTVPKGRPADEPTATATTAAERAAARRAAQRAQQNGEK, from the coding sequence GTGCCACCTACTGCCGGAACGCTGCGCGTCGGCCGATACTTCACCGCGCTGCTGGCCCTCATGGCCGTGCTCTATGCCATCGTGTTCTGGCCGGGCAGCAACAAGACCCCCAAGCTCGGGCTCGACCTCGAGGGCGGCAAGCAAGTCGTGCTGCAAGCCACGGCCAACGGTAAGGCCCCGTCCAAGGCGTCCATGCAGCTCGCCCAGCAGATCATCACCGACCGCGTCAACGGCCTCGGCGTGTCATCGGCCCAAGTGCAGATCCAGGGCAGTGACCGCATCGTCGTCTCCGTCCCGGGCAAGAACAACAAGTCGCTGGACTCGGTCGGCCGAGCGTTCCAGCTGCAGCTTCGCCCGCTCATGATCGACCCGGTCGCAGCGAGCTCGGCCTCGACCTCACCCACCGCGTCAGCGTCGGGGAGTACCGGTTCCACGGCGAAACCGAGTGGCAGCGCCACGTCGAAACCGGCCACCTCTACCGGGTCGACCGCCAAGCCCGCCACCTCGAGCAGCACCTCTCCGTCTCCGGCGGGACGGGTCGTTCCGCTCGCGGCGGGTTCGACCGGCACGCCCGCGAAGGCCACCGCCTCGCCCTCGGCCTCGTCCCCGACGACAAGCGCGGCATCGGCCTCACCATTGGCAACGTCGTCGGCGTCGTCGAGCTCGACGGGGGCTGACACGTCGACGCGCATCATCGACATCTGGGCCACGTACCGCAAGCAGTTCAAGACCGATCCGCCGAAGGACGCCGCGGCGTACGCCGCGCTCGACAGCACCCACCAGCAGTTCCTGCAGAGCATGGTCGCGGCGTGGGTGTGCAACCCGAATGTGTACCCGAAGGACGACGTGGATCAGCCGCTGATCACCTGCGACCAGGGGGGAAGCGCCAAGTACCTGCTCGGTTCGGTCATCGTCAAGGGCACCGAGATCAAGTCGGCCCAGGCGGTGGTCGACAGCACCGGAATCTGGTCGGTGAGCCTGGACTTCAAGCCTTCGGGCCAGAAGAAGTGGGCGGACTACACCGCCAAACACAACGTCAACAACGGAGCGGTCACGGCAACGCCCGCCGATCAGGTTGCCGACACGCTCGACAGCTTCGTCTATCAGACGTCGACCATCCAGTCGACGATCACCGGGTCGACCCAGATCACTGGGCAGTTCACCGACACCCAGGCCAAGAATCTGGCCAACGCCCTGAAGTACGGCGCCTTGCCTCTGAACTTCAAGACCCTGACGAACACCGATATCTCAGCGACGCTGGGTACCGATCAGCTCAAGGCTGGCCTGCTCGCCGGCGGTATCGGCCTTGCGCTGGTCATCATCTACTCGCTGTTCTACTACCGCGCCCTCGGGCTGGTGACCATCGCGTCGCTCGTCGTCTCCGGTGCGTTGACGTACGCGATGCTCGTCATCCTCGGTAAGCAGATCGACTTCACCCTGACCCTGGCCGGTATCGCCGGTTTCATCGTCGCCGTCGGTATCACCGCCGACTCGTTCGTCGTCTTCTTCGAACGAATAAAGGACGAAGTGCACGAAGGGCGAACAGCCCGGGTCGCGATCCCGCGCGCGTGGGACCGGGCGCGCCGGACGATCCTGTCCGCCGACTTCGTGTCGTTCCTCGCCGCGATCATCCTGTACTACTTCGCTGCCGGTGAGGTTCGGGGCTTCGCGTTCACCCTCGGGTTGTCGACGATCCTCGACCTGATCGTGGTCTTCCTGTTCACCCACCCGATGGTCTCGCTCTTCTCTCGCAGCGCCGCGTTCGGCTCGGCTCGTTTCACCGGCCTCAACCACGCGCGGGCCGGTGGCATCGCCCGTTACGAGAAGCCGGCCCGGCAACGCCGAGGCGCCGACGAACTCACCGCCGAGGAAGAACTCGATCAGGAAGCCGATCGGCTCGAAGCCGAGGTCGCCCGGCACCGGGCGCGGGCGGGTGCCGACGTGCCGACCCCGACGAAGGCGAGGGTTGTCCGGGGCAAGCCTGCCGCGGCCCACGCCCGCCCGGACATCGCCGAGCCCGAACCAGACGGCGACGTGCCCGGCGCGGCGGACGGCGATTCGGTCACCGTCCCCAAGGGCCGGCCTGCCGATGAGCCCACCGCTACAGCCACCACCGCGGCCGAACGGGCCGCCGCCCGACGGGCCGCCCAACGCGCGCAGCAGAACGGGGAGAAGTGA